The genomic region AAAATTCCATCCCCTCTTTACTAGTTTATTTTTTATTTTTCAGTAGCTTAACAACTCATGGACTCTTAGAAGCTATTATACAAATATTATATTATATCTATTTACGAACGTATTATCCTATGTTACTATCTTATGTAGAATTTAATTCTATATAAATGGAATTTTATTCTATGTATATAGAATTGGAGGGGTATTATGGCTTTTTCATATGATAAATTATGGAAGTTAATAATTGATATGCGAATTAATAAGACGACGTTACGGGATAAAGCTGGTATTACTTCTTCATCATTAGCAAGACTCAGTAAGAATGAAAATGTAAGTATGGATGTGTTAGATAGAATTTGCACTTGTTTAGATTGTAAATTAGAAGATATTGTAGAGCATGTTCGAAATAAGAGTGGTGAATATTAATGACAATTAAAAATGAACTGTTTTCTTCACTTTTTGATAATAAGAAAACAGGATTAAAGAGTTATAAAGTAGTATCTTTATTTTCAGGCATCGGAGGGTTTGAGCTTGGATTAAAGTATTCTTCCTTATCTAGTCATGTAATTTTTTCTTCTGAAATTGATAAGTTTGCTCAACAGTCATATCTAGCTAATTTTCCAAATCATAATTTAGTTGGAGATATTACAAAAATCGATGAACAAGAAATTCCTGATCACGATATTCTTATGGGAGGATTTCCATGCCAAGCATTTAGCATCGCTGGAAATCGTCATGGATTTGAGGATACTCGTGGAACATTGTTTTTTAATGTTGCACGAATTTTAAATGCGAAAAAACCCAAAGTTGTATTTTTAGAAAATGTAAAAAACCTAGTTAGTCATGACGATTCACGAACTATTCATGTGATTCTTCGTACTTTAAATGATTTAGGTTACACAGTAGACTTTTCAATTATTAATTCAAATGAAGCAGGGCTACCTCAAAATCGAGATAGAACTTATATTGTTGGTATTAAAGATTTTCCTACTGAAAAGTTTGAAGAAGATAAGCGAAGTAAGAAAATCAGTTGTTTAAAAAAGGAGTTAAACGAGTTAGAATTTCATGGTTTTAATTTCTTTAATAATGTAAATTTTTATAATGAATCTCAAATAATTTCTGATATTTTAGATGATATTGTAGATAAAAAATATTATTTTAATAGTGAAAAAATGAAAAGATTTCTTTCAACTATAAATATTGATGAAGTCAATGAACCAGTTTCTAAAATTGTTAAAGTTTTGGACTTGCCTAGAGAGACACATAATGATAATGAGAGACAACGTCGAGTCTATTCTGTTAATGGTATATCTCCAACAATTCTTGCTCGTTCTGATTCAACGAAAATCATAGTAAATAAAGATGGTGAGTTAGCCATTAGAAAATTTACACCAATTGAGAATTTTAGAGTACAAGGTTTTGATAAAGAATTTACTGATACATTAAAACATGCTGGTATTAGTGATACTCAATTGTATAAACAATCTGGGAATGCAGTAAGCCCACCAGTAATTACTGGAATTGCAAATCATATCTCAGAAGTCTTAAGTGATTTAGAGGAAAAAAGAATGACAAAATTTAGTTTTATTGATTTATTTTCCGGAATAGGAGGCTTCCGGTTGGCTCTAGAAAAAAATGGTGGTACATGCTTATTTTCAAGTGATATAGATAAATATGCTAGAGAAACGTATTTCAACAACTTTGGAGAAATGCCATCAGGTGATATTACTAAGATTGCATCAGAAAATATTCCATTTCACGATATTCTATGTGCTGGATTTCCATGTCAGCCATTTAGTATTGCTGGAAAGCGGCTAGGATTTGAGGATACACGTGGAACCCTATTCTTTGATGTAGCCCGTATTATCAAAGATAAACGCCCAAAAGCATTTATTTTAGAAAATGTAGCTGGTATTGTTAGCCACGATCATGGAAATACATTGGACACTATTTCAAACATTTTAGAGGATTTGAATTATACATTTGAATGGAAGCTAATGAATGCTAAAGATTATGGAGTTCCACAAAATCGTAATCGTTGGTATTGTGTTGGAATTAATAATGATTTAGGTGTGGTTTCAACTTCAATGAATTCAGAGTTTTTTCCGGAAAAGGAAGAGTTAACTACATTTATTGATAGTTTTATTGAGACTACTTTTTTACCAACATATGAAGTATCTGAAATTGCTCAGAAAAACATGAATGCTTTTATTGAGGAATTTAAAAATAGCCCAAGATACAATCCAAATCATTTAATTATTGCTAATAATATTCGTCCGTCTAAAGTAGGTTTTAGTTCCACAGGAATTAGTCCTTGCCTAACTGCAAAAATGGGGACTGGTGGGAATAATGTTCCCGTACTATTTGAGTACAATAGAAAATTAACCGAAAGAGAATGTTTAAAAATCATGGGATTTCCTCAATCATACAAAATTAAAGAAAATTATAGTCAAGCATACAAGCAAATAGGAAATAGTGTTGTTGTTCCTATAATTGAAAAGATTGTTGAAAATTTAATAAGATTGTTGAAAATTTAATAAGATTATTAAAGCGCTAGTTATTCTAGCGCTTTTTTATTTTTCTCGAATGTTACGTATAGTCTGTAGACGTATTTTATACATCCTTCTATGCTTAGGTGTAAAAAAAGGATGTTTTTATGAATTCATTAAAATTGTTCGCCAAAAACATAAAGATATACCGAACTAAGAATGGTTATTCTCAAGAAAAACTAGCTGATTTAAGCCAATTGCATAGAACCTATATTAGTTCTGTTGAGCGTTCTCAAAGAAACATTACACTAGAAAACGCAGAAAAAATTGCGAATGCATTAAACATCCCTTTATATAAATTACTTTTACCTTTGGAGGAAGATGTTCATGAATGAACACATAAAGGGATCTAATTCGCATGGTAATAGCAATGAGTTGGAATTGGTTTATGCGTTTGATGGCAAGAAAGTTAAGGATTTAAACACTAATTTAAAAAATTTTGTACAATTCATTGCAAACGATAACAATATAAAAATTAATAATGATACAAAATTATTTGCGAAGTATGTTTCTAATAACAAATTAAAACAAGATTTTATTGTATCGTTTAATGAAAGAGATTTTTACATTAGTTTAAAAATGGGTTCAGGAAATAGTGTTCATCAAGAACCGATTGAAGATTTTATTAAATACTT from Arthrobacter citreus harbors:
- a CDS encoding helix-turn-helix transcriptional regulator codes for the protein MAFSYDKLWKLIIDMRINKTTLRDKAGITSSSLARLSKNENVSMDVLDRICTCLDCKLEDIVEHVRNKSGEY
- the dcm gene encoding DNA (cytosine-5-)-methyltransferase, whose protein sequence is MTIKNELFSSLFDNKKTGLKSYKVVSLFSGIGGFELGLKYSSLSSHVIFSSEIDKFAQQSYLANFPNHNLVGDITKIDEQEIPDHDILMGGFPCQAFSIAGNRHGFEDTRGTLFFNVARILNAKKPKVVFLENVKNLVSHDDSRTIHVILRTLNDLGYTVDFSIINSNEAGLPQNRDRTYIVGIKDFPTEKFEEDKRSKKISCLKKELNELEFHGFNFFNNVNFYNESQIISDILDDIVDKKYYFNSEKMKRFLSTINIDEVNEPVSKIVKVLDLPRETHNDNERQRRVYSVNGISPTILARSDSTKIIVNKDGELAIRKFTPIENFRVQGFDKEFTDTLKHAGISDTQLYKQSGNAVSPPVITGIANHISEVLSDLEEKRMTKFSFIDLFSGIGGFRLALEKNGGTCLFSSDIDKYARETYFNNFGEMPSGDITKIASENIPFHDILCAGFPCQPFSIAGKRLGFEDTRGTLFFDVARIIKDKRPKAFILENVAGIVSHDHGNTLDTISNILEDLNYTFEWKLMNAKDYGVPQNRNRWYCVGINNDLGVVSTSMNSEFFPEKEELTTFIDSFIETTFLPTYEVSEIAQKNMNAFIEEFKNSPRYNPNHLIIANNIRPSKVGFSSTGISPCLTAKMGTGGNNVPVLFEYNRKLTERECLKIMGFPQSYKIKENYSQAYKQIGNSVVVPIIEKIVENLIRLLKI
- a CDS encoding helix-turn-helix transcriptional regulator → MNSLKLFAKNIKIYRTKNGYSQEKLADLSQLHRTYISSVERSQRNITLENAEKIANALNIPLYKLLLPLEEDVHE